The window GATGGCGTTACTCACTTACGATGCCCGCGACTTTCTCCCGTTGGCAAAGCAATATGCTAATGAGGGCAAGCCACACGCGAGCATTATCATTTCTGCCGAGCAGTTTAGCCGCCGACGCTTTGGCGAATTTCTGCGCCAAGTTCTTCGTCTGATGAATGCGCTCACCGCTGACGAAATCCGAAATCGCGTCGTCTACTTGCAAGAGTTCAAATAGTTTTTCCCCGTTTTACGCCGCCTGCTCCAACACGCGCTCCAACACCTTGACCTGGAATTTGCGTCCGATGACCGACGCGATTTGCAACACGCGTTTGGCTTCGTCGGGCAAGCGATCAATGCGCGCGCTCAACACGCCTTGCAACGTGTCCGGAATTTCGATGTTGTTGATTTCGCGCGTCACCGTCCATTTGCTATCTTGCCGCGCAATGCCGCCGCGATCAATCAACATGCGCAACACTTCTTCGACGAAAAATGGATTGCCTTCGGCTTTCGCGAGAATCATCTGCCGCAAATTTTCTGGCAACGCTTCGACTTCGAGCAAGTTGCTCACGAGCACTTTGCTGTCCGCGTCCGAGAGCGGCGCGAGATGCAATTCCATCGCGCCGACGCCGGCAATCTCGTGCGCGCGCGAAACGAGTTTCCAGCCCGCGCTGTCGCGATCTGCGCGCGTGACGAGCGCGACGGCGAGCGGCGCGTCGGCGACGAGCGACAACACCTGCGCGCCCAACTCGACGGACGAGGGGTCCGCCCAGTGAACATCTTCGCAAATAATGATCGTCGGCTGCATTTTGGCGGTGGCTTGCAACAGATGTTTGTACGCGGCGATGTACTTGGCTTGCAATGCCGGACCGTCGAGGTATTTCACGCGCGCCGCCATCTCTTCTTCGAGTTGCAAACCCAGCAAGTGACCCAGGTACGGGTACACGTCTTTCATCTCCGCGCCAAGCAACGTTTCGGTCGTGCGCCACAACGCGCGATGCGTTTCGTCCTCGGATGAGCCCGCGGGCGCGTTAATCAGTCCGCGCAAAATATCGGTGCTGAGGTGGTGCGCGATAGACGCGCCGTACGACAAGCAGCGTCCCTCGACCCAGCAAATCGGTTTGTCCGCATCCACGTGCGCGGCTTTGCGCCACTCGGCGACGAGCCGCGATTTGCCCAGCCCCGCTTCGCCGATGATCGCGACAATCGAGCCGCGCCCGGCGCG is drawn from Chloroflexota bacterium and contains these coding sequences:
- a CDS encoding DUF5615 family PIN-like protein produces the protein MAEAIRQRGLAAQSAAEAGLLDADDPVHLAYASECGMALLTYDARDFLPLAKQYANEGKPHASIIISAEQFSRRRFGEFLRQVLRLMNALTADEIRNRVVYLQEFK
- a CDS encoding AAA family ATPase, giving the protein MKCPNCSFENSADGKFCENCGKPMERACPNCGKTIPPAARFCKHCGFNLSSEAPAARSGSLDALRKNAPAAVANKILAEREHAEGERKLVTALFADIVGSTALAEQMDPEDWREIVSGAHRCVSEAVYRYEGTIAQLLGDGVLAFFGAPLAHEDDAERAIRAALDMLERIRAYANELRDAPRKHVEDFQMRVGLNTGLVVVGNIGSDLHMEYLAIGDTVNLAARMQGAAEPDTLLISESTHRLAASLFEFEDKGKITVKGKAEPIQVFRVIGERKGAVRTRGVAGLSSPLVGRAREFATLLQILADVRAGRGSIVAIIGEAGLGKSRLVAEWRKAAHVDADKPICWVEGRCLSYGASIAHHLSTDILRGLINAPAGSSEDETHRALWRTTETLLGAEMKDVYPYLGHLLGLQLEEEMAARVKYLDGPALQAKYIAAYKHLLQATAKMQPTIIICEDVHWADPSSVELGAQVLSLVADAPLAVALVTRADRDSAGWKLVSRAHEIAGVGAMELHLAPLSDADSKVLVSNLLEVEALPENLRQMILAKAEGNPFFVEEVLRMLIDRGGIARQDSKWTVTREINNIEIPDTLQGVLSARIDRLPDEAKRVLQIASVIGRKFQVKVLERVLEQAA